Within the Candidatus Eisenbacteria bacterium genome, the region CGCCGCTCGTTCGAGCGGCTGGTGCTGATCGTCGCCGACACGACGATGGCCGAACTCGCTCCGGCGCTGCGCCTGCGGACCGACACGCTCGGCCTGCTGCGCCGCGCCTGGCTGGCCGCGTTTCCCTACCTGACGGTGGCGAAGCTCGAGTACGCGCGTCCGCTGCCGGTGACGCAGATGCTGCTCGATGGCGCCGACAACGGTCTCTTCTGGGCGCTGATGACCGACCGGCGCAACGAGGACCCGCTGATCTTCTCGCTCGTGCCCGACTACACCGAGCGCGTGGTGCTCGAGCGGCGCCCGGTCGGCGACCGCGCGGGTCCGCTGGTGCGCCGCTACAACACCGAGCTCGTCAGCTCGTTCCCCTCGCGGGGCGACCCCGACACGACGCGCCGCGACCGGCGACCGGCGTACGAAGCCGTTCACTACGCGATGGACGTGACGGTCGCCACCGACCTGCGGTGCGACGTGATCGCGGACCTCGACCTGCTCGCGCACGACCGGCCGCGCGCCTGGATCGGGCTCGAGTTGCCCGAGCCGCTGACCGTGGACGAGGTCACGCTCGCCGGCCGGACGCAGCGGTTCTTCGAGGAGGACGGCAACCCGATGGTCTGGGTCCGACTCGACCGCGCGATCGCGGCCGATTCCATCGCGACTCTGCGGGTGCGCTACCACGGACGGCTGTTCGAGCGCGAGTCGGACTGGGCGATTCCGCGCTTCTCGAGCTCCTGGTACCCGCGCCCCTGGTACGGGGCGGACGCGACCTGGGACCTGACGTACCACTCGCCGCGCGAGATCCAGCTGATCTCGGCGGGCGAGCGCACGTCGCTGCGGGACGACGGCACGACGCTGCACACCACCTGGCGCCTGCGCCTGCCGGTTCCGTGGGCTTCCTTCGACGTGAACTTCCTGCGCGGCACGAAGGTGGTGGACGATTCGTTGCCGCCCCTCACGGTGTGGCTGCGCCACGTCGAGGGAGCCGGCCAGGTGCGGACCGAGACGCTGCCGGCGCTGGCGGAGGCGAAGGATTACGACGGGCAGGTCGCCTTCGACGTCGCGCTCGCGTTCAGGTTCTTCCAGCGCCAGTTCGGTCCGCCGCTCGCGCCGGAGTTCAACGCCGTGGAGACGCCGCTGGATCGTTACGAGAGCTACCCGGGACTCGTGCACATGATGCGCCGTGGCGCGCCCCGTCCGCCCGGGGCGGAGTTCTCGCCCGAGGTCGTGCGTGCTCACGAGGTGTCGCACCAGTGGTTCGGTCTGGCGCTCGCGCCGGCGACCTACCACGACGCCTGGCTGCGCGAGGGCTTCGCCAACTTCTGCAGCCTCTGGTACCTGCAGGAAGTCCGGCACGACGCGAAGGACTACGACGCGATTCTCGCGACCTGGCGGGACCAGTTGCTGTCGAACCGCCGCTACGTGCTCGGCAGGGGCGTCGAGGCGGGCCCCGTCTGGCTGGGCACGCGCACGTACACCAGCGCGACCCCCGAGGACTACCGCCTCGTCGTCTACCAGAAGGGCGCGTGGGTCCTGCACATGCTGCGGAACTATCTGTACGACGCGACCGACCTCGACGACCGGCGCTTCGCCGGCATGCTGAAGGATTTCTACACGCGCTTCGCGGGGCGCAGGGCCACGACCCGGGACTTCCGCGACGCCGTCGAACGTGCGGTCGGAGAGGACATGGGCTGGTTCTTCGACCAGTGGGTTTACGGGACCGACGTGCCCGTCTGCCGGTTCACCTGGAAGGCGGAACCCGCGGGCGGGGCGTGGAGGGTCGCCGGCCGCATCGAGCGGCGTGGCGTGCCCGCGTCGTTCCGCTTCCCGGTGTTCGTGCGCGCCGACTACCGCGACGGCAGGTTCGTGCGCCAGCGGGTCTGGGTCCGCGGGCCCGTGACCGAGTTCGAGATGCCGCCCGTACCGGCGAAGCCCGTGCGGGTCGTCTTCAACGACCGCCAGTCCGTGCTCTGCGAAACGGTACGGCGCTGACGCGCCGCGCTAACGGGCGAGCACGAAGCGCCGGGTGAACGTGCGCCCGCCGGCGCTCATGCGCACGAAGTAGAGCCCCGCGCCGAGCGTCGCGCGTCCGCCGTTGCGCCAGGCGAGCGAGTGCCAGCCGGAGGCGCGGTCCTCGTCGGCCAGCACCAGCACCTCGCGACCCTGCACGTCGAGGACGCTCAGGCGCACGTGCGCCGGCTCGGGCAGGGCGAACGCGAACGTTCCGCCCGCGCGCATCGGGTTCGGATACGCCGGCGCGAGGGCGAACGCCGTCGCGGGGCCGCGATCCACTCCGGTCGTCGCGAGGATCGCGAACACCGCGTCGCTCGTGTCGGCGGCCGAGTTGCCGGCCGCATCGTGGGCGACGACGCGCAGCAGCGCCGTCGAGGTGTACGGCGTCGTCGCCGACCAGGCGTACGAGCCCGTGTTGGGGATTCCGCTCGCGATCGGGTCGAACGGACCGTCCGCTCCCGCGCGCGACAGCAGCAGGTCCACGGCCGTGACGCCGACGTTGTCGGACGCGTTCCATGCGAGGTTCGTGTTCGCGCCCGCGATCAGCACCTCGCCGCCGTTCGGGGACGTCACCGAGACGACGGGGGCGACGACGTCGGTCGAGGCGATCCCGCCGACCGCGAACTCGCCGAACGAGCCGAGCCCGGTGGCCTGCGTGCTCGTCGCGGTGCGCGTTCCGGTCGCGGGGGCGTCCCACGCGAGCCCGCTCCAACGACGGACCTCGAACTGGGCCGGCACGGCGCCCGCGTCGAGGTCGGAAGCGGCGAAGGAGAACGTCGCGTCGCCCGCAGCGAACGACGGTGAGCCGTCGGGCACCAGGGACCACCAGCGGTTCGCGTCCGCGGCGGGATCGAGGCCCGAACCGCCGATCTCCGGGTGCTCGCCGCCCACGCTGCGGGCGACGAGACCGAATGGACCCGCGGCGCCGGTCACCGAGACGCTGACGGGCGCGTAGGTGGTGGCGTCGCCGACGTCGTACACGCGCGTCGCGCTGCCCGCCGGGAACTGGCGGCGCAACCGGCCCGCGACCCAGCCGGTACCCGCGCCGGCGCCCGTCACGCTGCCGGTGTTCGAGATCGCCATCGTCGTCGCACCGGCGTCGAGCACGCCGGCGGCGAACGCCAGCGGCCCCGCGACCGTCCAGTCGGTGAGCAGGTTCACGCCGCTGGAATTGTTGACCGCGAGGGTCGCGTTGGGCGTGTTGCCGAACGAGCCGAGGACGTTGACCGTCTGCGGCGCCGCGCCCGCGAGCACGACCGTCGGCGTGCCCGAGGCGGGACTGACGTTGAGCGCCGCCCCGGCGTTGACGCGGATTCCGCCCCGGATCGAACCGCCGCCGGCGAGGTTCAGGTTCAGCGTGCCCTTCGAGACGATCAGGCTGTCCAGGTTGAACGCCAGCGTTCCGGTGACGTTCGTGGCGCCGCTGTAGTTGTATTCGAAGTCCGCGTAGGTGCGGCCGGTCATCGCCAGCGTGAGCGGGCCGTCCACGCGGTAGCGGCTGCCGCCCTGGAAGATCACGACCGAGTTCGGCGGACTCACGCCGAACGGATTGGCGCCCGAGGCCTGCGCGAACAGCGAGCCGTTCTGGAACAGCACCGAGTTGACGCTGCTGCCCGAGGCGCCGGTGCCGAACAGGCTGCCGGTGAACGCCGTGCCGATGGTCACGCTCGCGCCGCCGGTGAACACCAGCGCGCCCGGCGACGCCGCGAGAATGCGGTGCGAGGCGTTCCAGACGCGGATGCTGCCGCCGACGATGCCGGTCGCGGCCGCGCCCAGCATCAGGCTCAGCTCGCTGCTGCCGTCGAGCACCAGGCGCGAGCCCGCCGGGATGTCGAGGTCGGGGCCGGCGCGGCCGGAGATCGTGAGCGCCGTGACCGTGCCGCAGCGCAGCGCGACGGTGGAGTTGTTCGTGATCTGCAGCCGGCCGATGGTCTGGGTCGGCACGCTGGTGACCAGGACGGAATCGCCGCCGGAGAACACGAGCATGTCGTTGGCCGACGGATCGGTGCGCGGTGGAGTCCAGTTCGTCGCGACCGTCCAGTCGCCGGCGCCCGTCTGGTTCCAGGTGTAGACGCGCTCCGAAAACACCGCGGTGATGTCGGTGGGGCCGTCCACCTCGACACCGACCGGGTTCTGCGTCGAGACGAAGTCGCCGGTCCAGCCGTCGAACGACCAGCCCACCGCGGGCGTCGCGGTGAGCGTCACCGAACTCCCGGCCGGGTAGGCGGCCAGGTCGGGCGCGCGCGCCACCGTGCCGGATCCCGAGTAGGTGATGTTCAGCGGGTAGGTCGCGGGCGCGAACGTCGCGGCGATCGTCTGGTTCGCGTGCACGGGCGGGAACGCGAAGTTCGTCACCGCGCCGACCGAGCCGCCGTTGACGAGCACGTCGGCGACCATGGAGCCGGCGTCGGGCACGATCGCGTAGGACGGCGTCGCGCCGTCGCCCACCCCGATCGTTCCCGCGGGACTGATCGCACCGTTGACGCCGGCACTCGCCGTCACGGTCCAGCCCGCGATCGTGAAGTTCGCCTGGCTCGAGTCGGCGCCGAGATTGCCGCCGCCGTCGTGCGCCACGACGCGGACACGCGCGCTGGCGCTCGGAAGGCCGGAAACGGTCCACGCGTACGAGCCCGTGTTGGGCACGCCGGTGGCGATCGAATCGGGGAACGTCGCGCCGCCGTTGACCGACCAGGCGATGTCCACCGCCGTGACGCCGATGTCGTCGCCCGCGCTCCAGGTGACGTTGTGCGACGAACCGATGGCCCAGCTCTCGCCGCCCACGGGTGAGGTGAGCGTGACGGTCGGCGCCTGCGTGTCGGCGGCGCCGCTGGTGGTGAAGACCTGCGGGTTCGAGGTTCCGCCCGCCGGCGATCCGGTGAAGACCGTGACCGCGTGGGTGCCCGCGGCCGCGACGTCCGATCCCGGGATCGAGGCGGTGAGCTGCGAGGCCGAGACCCAGGTGGTCGGACGGTCGGCGCCGTCCCAGCGCACGAGCGAGCACTTCGTGAAGCCGGCGCCGTTCACCGTGAGCGTGAACGCGCCCGAGCCGGCGAGGCGGCCGTTGGGCGTGAGCGCGGTCGTGATGGGAGCGTCGTGCGGCGCGCTGACGAGGAAGACGTTGCCCGCCGACGTCTGCGTGTTCGCCAGGTCCACGCGCAGGTCGTCGTCGGCGATCCGCTGCTGCGAGTTTCCGCCGCTGCCCGCGATCGCGCTCACCGCCGCGCCGCCCGCGGGCGGAGTCACGAACACGTCGTAGGTGCCCGACTCGAGCCAGCCGAAGTTGTAGGCGCCGCCGGCGCCGGTCGTGGTCGTCGCGACCGTGGCCGATCCCTGCTTGAGCGTCAGCACCGCGCCCGCGAGGGGCGTGCGGTCGC harbors:
- a CDS encoding T9SS type A sorting domain-containing protein, translated to MIRPLALVALGLLIGVPLLASPASARTWRAGGVRSSGEPVVPRTFTFSSLPQRLPGEGFVRNVPRPRGLDPGHDRELERLKSAPPLILPEDLRTFTLDRNAGVAGLRARPGAEPLAPVAGNGFEGISQAGYIPGEPTVGAGPLNVFTLGNVSVTVTNKDGSNRVETLGTTFFGVTPGEGSISDGQCYYDAVNGRFVALAFTLGSNWSNFYLAISKTNDARGQWWLYKFDMTKDGTTQTGNWADYHSLGVSGDKIAMTAQMFAFVGGAYQYQKIRVLDRAAAYAGQTLSYVDFANFAPPPGGDENDLFVTKAARNLTPGDNTLHLLCIRVLGGSNVTYRTITGSPAAPTLSAGERVPVSPYSPAPPAEQKGTTALVPTNDCRPGDFYVRNGVLTCAWSTGITLGGFVGALRLFQLRTGDRAVLTDETYAASGMHLYFPAVTVDSVGTVFLGYDRSSGNEYPSSYATGRRRTDATLQPSVLLRSGLAPNLTTRWGDYTGMDLDATLTGPGAAVAWYAGQYTRGTNLFGTWINRLTFHYGQVAGFVHDDCDGDTLTSGDRTPLAGAVLTLKQGSATVATTTTGAGGAYNFGWLESGTYDVFVTPPAGGAAVSAIAGSGGNSQQRIADDDLRVDLANTQTSAGNVFLVSAPHDAPITTALTPNGRLAGSGAFTLTVNGAGFTKCSLVRWDGADRPTTWVSASQLTASIPGSDVAAAGTHAVTVFTGSPAGGTSNPQVFTTSGAADTQAPTVTLTSPVGGESWAIGSSHNVTWSAGDDIGVTAVDIAWSVNGGATFPDSIATGVPNTGSYAWTVSGLPSASARVRVVAHDGGGNLGADSSQANFTIAGWTVTASAGVNGAISPAGTIGVGDGATPSYAIVPDAGSMVADVLVNGGSVGAVTNFAFPPVHANQTIAATFAPATYPLNITYSGSGTVARAPDLAAYPAGSSVTLTATPAVGWSFDGWTGDFVSTQNPVGVEVDGPTDITAVFSERVYTWNQTGAGDWTVATNWTPPRTDPSANDMLVFSGGDSVLVTSVPTQTIGRLQITNNSTVALRCGTVTALTISGRAGPDLDIPAGSRLVLDGSSELSLMLGAAATGIVGGSIRVWNASHRILAASPGALVFTGGASVTIGTAFTGSLFGTGASGSSVNSVLFQNGSLFAQASGANPFGVSPPNSVVIFQGGSRYRVDGPLTLAMTGRTYADFEYNYSGATNVTGTLAFNLDSLIVSKGTLNLNLAGGGSIRGGIRVNAGAALNVSPASGTPTVVLAGAAPQTVNVLGSFGNTPNATLAVNNSSGVNLLTDWTVAGPLAFAAGVLDAGATTMAISNTGSVTGAGAGTGWVAGRLRRQFPAGSATRVYDVGDATTYAPVSVSVTGAAGPFGLVARSVGGEHPEIGGSGLDPAADANRWWSLVPDGSPSFAAGDATFSFAASDLDAGAVPAQFEVRRWSGLAWDAPATGTRTATSTQATGLGSFGEFAVGGIASTDVVAPVVSVTSPNGGEVLIAGANTNLAWNASDNVGVTAVDLLLSRAGADGPFDPIASGIPNTGSYAWSATTPYTSTALLRVVAHDAAGNSAADTSDAVFAILATTGVDRGPATAFALAPAYPNPMRAGGTFAFALPEPAHVRLSVLDVQGREVLVLADEDRASGWHSLAWRNGGRATLGAGLYFVRMSAGGRTFTRRFVLAR